ACTAGctttaaaatgaaattctgttTCAAGGCCAATATCTCTACAAAGCCTGTAGACGTGTTATTGTTAGGGCAGGCCAACTTCTTTATGATGTCGCGTTATGTGCTGGTTCTTTTCTGAAGGTCTTCGGAACCCTTTCTTGCAGTACTCACAACGGTGAGGATAGTCTTTTGTATGAATGGAAATAACATGCCGTTTAAAGCCTGAGGCATCTGTAGTGCTATATTCACAGTACTCACACTGATACACTTTCCTGCCACTGTGTGTCTTCATGTGCTTTTTAAGCTCATTCTGTTGCCTAAATCCCTTTTTGCATCTCTTACACCTAAATGGAAGATCTTTCGTGTGAACTGAGAGAATATGGCGACTTAGAACAAACGGATCTGCAATCTTAAAGTCACAATGTCTACACTGGTGCATTTTTTTACCCTTGTGGGCAGCCACATGCTTCTTGAGTTCTGATGGCCTGTGAAAGCCTTTATCACACATGTCACACTTATGGGGGTAGTCCTTTGTGTGAACTGAAATTATGTGACGTTTCAAATCGCTAGAGTTTGAACTCTTGTGGTCACAATGCAAGCACTGGTGTGTTTTGCTTTCTTGGTGGCTAAGAGCATGTTGCTGAACCTCTTTGGTATCTGAGAACGTCAGAAGACAAATGTCACATTTGAAAGACATTTCTTTACTATGCTTAGTTTTCACATGGGTCTTCAAATTAGAAGAGTCTGCAGACCTATATTCGCAGTACTGGCATTGGTacggcttctctccagtatggatTCGCATGTGCTTTTTGAGCTCTGATGGGTGACGAAAACCTTTACCACACTCTACACATATATGAGGAAAGTTCTTGCTGTGGACTGCCAAAAGGTGGCGGTTTAATAACCCTTGTTCAGCTGTCTCATACTCACAGAATTTACATTTATGCATTTTGTTGGCTCCTTTTTCCTTATGCACCATTTTGTGAGTGAACAAAGCCCCAGCATGGGAGAAATGCTTCCCACACTCATCACATTCGATGGCCTTCTCTGCCTTGCTGGTAAGCTTGTGGCTCTCCAGGTGATTGTGTAAACTCATCTTCTTATTGGTAGTGTAATCACAATCAGTACAGCGGTACTTCTTTTTGGTAAGGTGTTCAGGATggtttttcatgtgccttttcaaaaaacctcttgacttaaatttttttccacaaATCATACAAGGATAGACAGTCAAGGGATGTCCATCGGGACCAATAATTATtgctaagaaaggaaaagaaaggaatgtgagTGATCAAATGAAGTTCAGTTGTCATCTCTTCAAGCATACAAAGTGAGTTCTGAACACATTTACAAGTACTCTTTCTTATAAATTACACTTTTCAACAAAAAAACATAGTTATCATAGTGATAAAGTGAATTTGGTCCAGAAAACTCATAATGACTaaactaattaaaatataattaaaataaaaaaccaattaaaatatatgaagcaaaaaattCTGAAAGCCATATTCGATTAGATATATAGGGAAAACGTTCATAAAGCTCAACCATTTTGGTTTTATGTCAATTGTCAAGTTTATATGAACTGACAGTAAACTACAGTCATAGCCATAAAACATTCTAATGGGCAAATCACTAGACAAGCTATACAGAAAAGACATATATTCAATTAACAACTGTAGAATTTGTCCTGCTCCTCTATGAATGTGCCTGCTTCGTGCTGACACAAAacaactttaaattttttcatttaaacttaACCAACATAACATTTTGGCGATTTACTTGCATTTCCAATAAAGTACCTGATAGGTTTCACTATTTTTCCTGAAGTACACTCTGATTCAAAACTGTTTCTTTTTATGAAAGGAAATCATTCATGAATATCACTTAAttcttaaaaactgtattttcaaATTCAGTACACAAAAATTGCATGTATTCTAAAAACTAAAATGCCATCACACTTTTATGGAATATATACTGGAATTTCCTCTGAGAGCTCGCAAAGCATGCTGTGCTGTGGAACTCGTGTGCCCTCACCTGTTTGGTACTGCCTGGAATCAggtcttctccttttctttggtttttgtttagCCAGTCTGCCAAGTCCAGCAGACTCATCTATGTGCAAGAGAGCACTTGCAGTGCCATTCCGATTTTCAATTCCATCAGAATTATTACCTAACAGTgtgcattaaaaaacaaaattatacagTATTATAAAGAATTAGGGACTCTTTATTAATGACAACAATGTAAAGCCATGATACTCATGAATGAGAAATTCCCTATATAGGTATAAACAATTGGCTTATTTATATAAGATGAAAGGAAATGCCTAGCTTCCAAATATAGCATCATTTTCCTCCATTAACTCTCATTCTCACTCAAACAAGTAACATactaaagatgaaaaagttcGAGCTTGAAAATCTACgagcatgtgtgctcagctgtgtctgactctttgtaaacccacagactgtagcccgtcaggttccactgtccattgggacttcccagacaggaatactggagtgggtagccctgccctcctccagggtatcttcccaaacccaggtctccttcactggcagatggattctttaccaccgagccacctgggatgccccctGGAAGTCTTCATACTTCTTAAATAACATAAGCATAAAGAAAGTTCCTATTAAAGACAAATGATAGACTGTatcatttttctcagtttttactTAAATCAGTTCGTCAGtattcatatttctgaaacctaaGACAACAAAaccttttttaattttgaaatcatGTTCAAGAACCATACAATCCGAAAGCTGCAATGTGGCTTACCATAAGCTGCTGCCCACGCTATTGGCATGAAGGTTTTCATTTCATTGTCATCCATTTCTTGTTCATGCACAGTggcagcagctgctgcagcaacagcagcatcttCCTCTCCTACAATCACTTCCATATAAACTTCATCTGCAATTTCAGCAACATCTGAGTACAAAATTAACAGAACCACTTTCGTGACCAAGTTTACAGATGagacaggaaaaatatttttatttgaattgttAATAAACAGAAAGTTCAAATGTTATGTACCAAGAATATTACCTTCACAAAGTAAACACACTATAATCATTTATTCAATGAATCATTTTCTTGGTTTTCACcataatttgtttataaaatggtATCTTGAGTAAACATCAAGAatcactgatatttttctttgcacTATGGCAGTACAACAATGTTTGCCacagtactgttttttttttcttcaaatagtggtacatttttaaaaatttaaagcacataagaaatataaaacactCTCCCACAAAAAGGCCACCTACTTACTTAAATCTTCATCTTCTTGTTGAGAGTCACTGACAGTCATATAAACCATCTTTTCCCTTGGCACACGAATACTGTTATTTTGATCAAGGATTTCAACTCCATGATCATTCTCAGGTTCACTCTCCACAATGTCAACAGTCCCACCTAACAGGGAAGATCACAACTCCAAGTATTTATGTGAAAACTTCATTTCCTCCTGTTTCATCTCAATAAGTAATCAGCTCTTTAAATACCTTTGTATTAATACAGTAAAAACCTGTTTTAAAAGTTATCTCCAGAAACGATTACAAGTGTTTTCAGTCTAAAACACCCAAAAGTAATTAAGTATTTGATCGGGATCTTCCCATGTGCAGCAGAATAAAAGAatctctctgccattgcaggagaggcaggagatgcgggttcaatccctgggttgggaagatcccctggagaaggaaatggcaactaactccagtactctggcctagagaatcccctggacagagttGGATACAAGCAAACACAAAGCACACATAATGTGCTAAAGGTTTCTCCTTACCTAAGTCATCCTCTCCAGGGtcagctttaaaaatatacaccTTGATGACTTCAGGGCAAGTGCCATCCACCTTACAAGGATCAATTTCTGACTCTGCGTCTATGGTCATACCAGCGGAACAGTCCTGTTCCATTTTGCCATCATCATCCACTAAAAAGGCAGGACATAACATATTAACAGCAGAAACTTAAATATtgccattttcaaaaattctttttttccaaatatttttctacattgaTTCATGTAAAC
This Dama dama isolate Ldn47 chromosome Y, ASM3311817v1, whole genome shotgun sequence DNA region includes the following protein-coding sequences:
- the LOC133053662 gene encoding zinc finger Y-chromosomal protein isoform X2, translated to MDEDELEIQPQEPNSCFDGIGTDATHMDGDQIVVEVQETVFVSDVVDSDITVHNFVPDDPDSVVIQDVIEDVVIEDVQCSDILEEADVSENVIIPEQVLSSDVTEEVSLAHRTVPDDVLASDVTSASMCMPEHVLTSESVHVSDIGHVEHIVHDSVVEAEIVTDPLTANIVSEDILVADCASEAVIDANGIPVDQQDDDKGNCEDYLMISLDDDGKMEQDCSAGMTIDAESEIDPCKVDGTCPEVIKVYIFKADPGEDDLGGTVDIVESEPENDHGVEILDQNNSIRVPREKMVYMTVSDSQQEDEDLNVAEIADEVYMEVIVGEEDAAVAAAAAATVHEQEMDDNEMKTFMPIAWAAAYAIIIGPDGHPLTVYPCMICGKKFKSRGFLKRHMKNHPEHLTKKKYRCTDCDYTTNKKMSLHNHLESHKLTSKAEKAIECDECGKHFSHAGALFTHKMVHKEKGANKMHKCKFCEYETAEQGLLNRHLLAVHSKNFPHICVECGKGFRHPSELKKHMRIHTGEKPYQCQYCEYRSADSSNLKTHVKTKHSKEMSFKCDICLLTFSDTKEVQQHALSHQESKTHQCLHCDHKSSNSSDLKRHIISVHTKDYPHKCDMCDKGFHRPSELKKHVAAHKGKKMHQCRHCDFKIADPFVLSRHILSVHTKDLPFRCKRCKKGFRQQNELKKHMKTHSGRKVYQCEYCEYSTTDASGFKRHVISIHTKDYPHRCEYCKKGFRRPSEKNQHITRHHKEVGLP
- the LOC133053662 gene encoding zinc finger Y-chromosomal protein isoform X1, which translates into the protein MDEDELEIQPQEPNSCFDGIGTDATHMDGDQIVVEVQETVFVSDVVDSDITVHNFVPDDPDSVVIQDVIEDVVIEDVQCSDILEEADVSENVIIPEQVLSSDVTEEVSLAHRTVPDDVLASDVTSASMCMPEHVLTSESVHVSDIGHVEHIVHDSVVEAEIVTDPLTANIVSEDILVADCASEAVIDANGIPVDQQDDDKGNCEDYLMISLDDDGKMEQDCSAGMTIDAESEIDPCKVDGTCPEVIKVYIFKADPGEDDLGGTVDIVESEPENDHGVEILDQNNSIRVPREKMVYMTVSDSQQEDEDLNVAEIADEVYMEVIVGEEDAAVAAAAAATVHEQEMDDNEMKTFMPIAWAAAYGNNSDGIENRNGTASALLHIDESAGLGRLAKQKPKKRRRPDSRQYQTAIIIGPDGHPLTVYPCMICGKKFKSRGFLKRHMKNHPEHLTKKKYRCTDCDYTTNKKMSLHNHLESHKLTSKAEKAIECDECGKHFSHAGALFTHKMVHKEKGANKMHKCKFCEYETAEQGLLNRHLLAVHSKNFPHICVECGKGFRHPSELKKHMRIHTGEKPYQCQYCEYRSADSSNLKTHVKTKHSKEMSFKCDICLLTFSDTKEVQQHALSHQESKTHQCLHCDHKSSNSSDLKRHIISVHTKDYPHKCDMCDKGFHRPSELKKHVAAHKGKKMHQCRHCDFKIADPFVLSRHILSVHTKDLPFRCKRCKKGFRQQNELKKHMKTHSGRKVYQCEYCEYSTTDASGFKRHVISIHTKDYPHRCEYCKKGFRRPSEKNQHITRHHKEVGLP